The segment AGAAATACGCCTTCCAGACCCAGCTCTTCTTCCTGCTCTCCCGCTACCGCCAGCAGAAGGAGCTGGCGCAGGGGAACCTCTTCGAGGAAGGGGTGGTCTGCGACTACATCCTCGCCAAGGACAAGATCTTCGCCCTCATCAACCTGGAGGACGACGAGATCGCGCTGTACGAGTCGATCTACAAGCTGCTCGTCCCCACGCTGGCCAAGCCCGACCTGGTCATCTACCTCCAGGCGCGCCCCGAGGTGCTGCTGTCGCGGGTCCGCAAGCGCGGGATCGCCTACGAGCGCAACGTCTCCCTCGATTACCTGAAGACGTTAAGCGATGCTTACAACGAGTATTTTTTCCACTATAATGAAACCCCGCTGCTGATCGTGAACACGAGCGAGATCGATTTCGTGGAAAGTGCCCGCGACCTTGAACATCTCGTAAGGGAAGTCAAGAGTGTGAAACGCGGGATGCAGCACTACATACCGCTGGGATCCAGGTAAGGCCGGACCGAGACGGGGTCGTTCGCGATGCGGGATCCGAAGGCGTAAAGCCGTATGCGCTTTCCGGTTCCCGCGGACCGCGTTATTCAAGGTCGGCCTTCCGGGAGCGTTTCCGGGAGGCTTTTCGTTTTTTCAGGAGCCGCCCGGTCCTCAAGGTTCCCGCGGACCGAAAGGGGAGCAGGATGCGGAAGGTCACCGTCCTCGACATGGGCGCGATGAAGGCCGACGCGGAAAAGATCGTGATGGTCACGGCGTACGACGCCCTCTTCGCGCAGATCTTCGACGAAGCGGACACGGACGTGATCCTGGTCGGCGACTCGCTGGGCATGGTGGTCCTCGGGTATCCCGACACGCTCAACGTGACGATGGAGGACATGATCCGGCACACGGAGGCCGTCGCCCGGGGGCGCAAGCGAACGCTCCTGGTGGCGGACATGCC is part of the Thermodesulfobacteriota bacterium genome and harbors:
- a CDS encoding deoxynucleoside kinase — encoded protein: MTDQKTPRYIAIEGPIGVGKSSLAKLLAQKFGSRLVKEEVAHNPFLERFYENPKKYAFQTQLFFLLSRYRQQKELAQGNLFEEGVVCDYILAKDKIFALINLEDDEIALYESIYKLLVPTLAKPDLVIYLQARPEVLLSRVRKRGIAYERNVSLDYLKTLSDAYNEYFFHYNETPLLIVNTSEIDFVESARDLEHLVREVKSVKRGMQHYIPLGSR